One genomic window of Stomatohabitans albus includes the following:
- a CDS encoding septal ring lytic transglycosylase RlpA family protein, which produces MIVHSLSSKTFSTAAVLSALALSTAPLHADAQETISRVSGPGRIDTAAAAGLHQRDSASTVIIATANDWPDAIASTVLANDKDAPLLLTEQHQLPSATVNAIRKLKPSRAIVLGGKAAVSDKVISQLKGMKLPVERISGANRVETAAKVAREAGPADSGQVVITAGWGDNAWSNAIAASALGASDNEVPTLLVNKDEVPAASAEAIKALKPSTAVVVGNKNSVSDAVMDQLKAMGLRTTRVSGNSQYDISAKILTQNWDAFKSTTKVVFASGESFADGLAAGALAAHIDAPMMTVPKDKLGSVSAGLLRNWNSPIQSGVIVGGTAATSATVEADIKEILNQGVTTGEQSQATISDEEYEAMLAEIDVIQAPSAKPTAKPTPTEAPAAEQDKPSSDNGQVLSVEYGKASYYTDTRVAAPGERFDGTALAAAHKTLPFGSLVRVINEKNGKEVIVKINDRGPYIKGRVIDLTHAAAKEIDMMKAGVVPVKLEVIRLGY; this is translated from the coding sequence ATGATTGTTCATTCTCTGTCCTCAAAGACGTTTTCAACCGCTGCAGTACTTTCTGCGCTCGCATTGAGCACGGCACCCTTGCACGCAGATGCACAAGAAACGATTTCTCGTGTCTCTGGCCCTGGGCGCATTGATACGGCTGCCGCAGCCGGATTGCACCAACGCGATTCAGCATCAACGGTCATTATTGCAACAGCAAATGATTGGCCAGATGCCATTGCCTCCACGGTTCTTGCAAACGATAAGGATGCACCACTGTTATTAACAGAGCAGCATCAATTGCCGAGTGCAACGGTGAATGCAATCCGCAAGTTAAAGCCGTCTCGGGCCATTGTCCTTGGTGGAAAAGCAGCAGTCAGTGACAAGGTCATCAGTCAGCTCAAAGGCATGAAATTACCAGTTGAGCGTATTTCTGGTGCGAATCGTGTTGAAACTGCTGCCAAGGTTGCCCGTGAAGCCGGACCTGCCGATTCTGGTCAGGTGGTTATTACCGCTGGTTGGGGCGACAATGCCTGGAGCAATGCAATCGCAGCATCTGCATTAGGTGCATCAGATAATGAAGTACCCACACTGCTTGTCAATAAAGATGAGGTACCTGCGGCAAGTGCCGAAGCAATCAAGGCACTCAAGCCAAGCACTGCGGTCGTCGTTGGCAATAAGAACTCAGTCAGTGATGCCGTCATGGACCAGTTGAAGGCGATGGGGTTGCGGACAACCCGCGTGAGTGGCAACAGCCAATATGACATCAGTGCGAAGATTCTTACCCAAAACTGGGATGCCTTTAAGTCCACCACAAAGGTTGTCTTTGCGAGTGGTGAGAGTTTTGCTGATGGCCTCGCCGCTGGTGCATTAGCAGCCCACATTGATGCGCCGATGATGACCGTACCCAAGGACAAACTTGGCTCGGTCAGTGCCGGTCTCTTGCGCAACTGGAACTCCCCAATTCAAAGTGGCGTGATTGTTGGCGGTACGGCGGCCACAAGTGCAACCGTTGAGGCTGATATTAAAGAGATTTTGAATCAGGGCGTCACCACAGGCGAACAATCCCAGGCGACGATTTCTGACGAAGAGTATGAGGCCATGCTCGCCGAGATCGATGTCATTCAAGCTCCCTCAGCCAAGCCAACGGCCAAACCAACACCCACGGAAGCACCTGCGGCAGAGCAGGACAAACCTTCTTCAGACAATGGTCAAGTATTGTCAGTCGAATACGGTAAGGCCAGCTATTACACCGATACCCGTGTCGCTGCACCTGGTGAAAGGTTTGATGGAACGGCGTTAGCCGCTGCCCATAAGACACTGCCATTTGGTTCCCTCGTTCGCGTGATCAACGAGAAGAACGGCAAAGAGGTCATTGTCAAGATCAATGACCGCGGTCCATATATCAAGGGCCGTGTTATTGACTTGACCCACGCTGCCGCCAAGGAAATTGACATGATGAAGGCCGGCGTTGTTCCGGTGAAACTTGAAGTTATTCGATTGGGATACTAA